The following are encoded in a window of Candidatus Bathyarchaeia archaeon genomic DNA:
- a CDS encoding 50S ribosomal protein L22, giving the protein MPNWGYSITGLDPNKTAIASGRDLKISPKAAREICATIRQMRLKDAEAFLADVIEKRRPVPFKHHNKEVPHRRGLQGWYAGRYPVKAARELLKLLKSLEANAGEKDLEIESLKIIHAAAQRGMKIRKVVPRAFGRSSVHARELVHIELAVAKV; this is encoded by the coding sequence ATGCCTAACTGGGGGTACTCAATTACAGGACTCGACCCTAACAAAACTGCCATAGCTAGTGGAAGAGACTTGAAGATCTCCCCTAAGGCAGCTCGAGAGATCTGCGCCACCATCAGGCAGATGAGGTTGAAAGATGCGGAGGCTTTTCTAGCTGATGTTATAGAAAAGAGGAGACCTGTACCTTTTAAACACCATAACAAGGAGGTACCCCACCGCCGCGGACTCCAGGGCTGGTATGCGGGTAGGTATCCTGTCAAAGCAGCTCGAGAACTCCTGAAACTTCTGAAGAGCTTAGAGGCTAACGCTGGAGAGAAGGATCTCGAAATTGAGAGTTTAAAGATAATTCACGCGGCAGCCCAGAGGGGAATGAAGATAAGGAAGGTTGTCCCTAGAGCTTTTGGGAGGTCGTCTGTTCACGCTCGAGAGCTGGTTCACATAGAGCTCGCAGTAGCAAAAGTGTAG
- a CDS encoding DUF362 domain-containing protein gives MSEVFFQDYNRAKDVLEGLEKLFLSSGLASIIPKGGSVAVKVHMGEKGNITYLRPSFARKIVELIKEAGGIPFVTDTTALYPKGRFTARDYLETAAFNGFTAETMGAPIIIADGDKGYDGTPVKIEKRVDGCTLKDVKVASAILKADALVVLSHFKGHVLSGVGGAIKNLAMGCTTKEGKAAQHAMNPPTLDEAKCNACGVCVDVCPFQALTLKGGMPSRNLQKCMYCSECLFKCPQSALYWPKGAKEKFQVYMAHAAYGVITALNKLRVGYLNFIQDVTPQCDCCTPAGQPLTWDVGVLASLDPVAIDKASLDIVDQAPLFPSLPAVSPPDLLGKINGTNSLIHIRTAEKLGAGSLEYRLKAVGDE, from the coding sequence ATGTCTGAAGTTTTTTTCCAAGATTACAATAGGGCGAAAGATGTTCTTGAAGGTTTGGAGAAACTCTTCCTAAGCTCCGGTCTTGCAAGCATCATCCCTAAAGGTGGCTCTGTAGCAGTTAAGGTACACATGGGCGAGAAAGGTAACATTACTTATTTGAGACCATCATTCGCACGCAAGATAGTTGAGTTAATCAAAGAAGCAGGAGGCATACCGTTCGTCACAGACACCACCGCACTATACCCTAAAGGGCGCTTTACCGCTCGCGACTATCTAGAAACTGCCGCATTTAACGGCTTCACCGCGGAGACCATGGGAGCTCCAATAATCATAGCAGACGGGGATAAGGGATATGACGGTACACCTGTCAAAATCGAGAAGAGAGTAGATGGTTGCACCTTGAAAGATGTAAAAGTGGCTTCAGCCATACTAAAAGCAGACGCCCTAGTTGTCCTCTCACATTTTAAAGGCCATGTCTTGAGTGGGGTGGGTGGTGCCATTAAGAACTTGGCTATGGGATGCACAACGAAGGAGGGAAAGGCGGCTCAACATGCAATGAACCCACCAACCTTAGATGAAGCTAAGTGCAACGCCTGCGGAGTCTGCGTCGATGTATGCCCTTTCCAAGCCTTGACTTTAAAGGGAGGTATGCCTTCCCGCAACCTTCAGAAGTGTATGTATTGCAGCGAGTGCCTCTTCAAATGTCCTCAAAGTGCTCTTTACTGGCCTAAGGGGGCAAAGGAGAAGTTCCAAGTATATATGGCCCACGCGGCTTACGGGGTCATAACTGCCCTCAACAAGTTGAGGGTCGGATACCTTAACTTTATCCAAGATGTAACACCACAATGTGACTGCTGCACACCAGCTGGCCAACCTCTCACCTGGGATGTAGGAGTGCTGGCTTCTCTAGACCCTGTGGCGATAGACAAAGCCTCACTCGACATTGTAGATCAAGCTCCCCTCTTCCCAAGTCTACCTGCGGTAAGCCCCCCAGACCTACTTGGGAAAATTAACGGAACTAATAGTCTCATTCATATACGGACTGCCGAAAAACTAGGAGCTGGAAGTTTAGAATATAGACTGAAGGCAGTGGGCGACGAGTAG
- a CDS encoding stage II sporulation protein M, with amino-acid sequence MSASLLTARRLKKLLFITALIYFTSFASGYYTSYIASVGEVSSISVVSDEILDELINTVLTQPPFTTVVEALQNRDLASAILLTFTVNLAGGAFLTTTLIGVIPVLGVVAPSLVAFYRSFLVGLLYYGLLNSSPATAAVAVGTAVLELGAYVFSTAAGTNIALSILFPRRHNTESRKAAFKEAWKDAGRLFIIVVILLTLGAVWEMTGLYLLIH; translated from the coding sequence TTGTCTGCTTCGTTGCTCACTGCGAGGAGGCTGAAGAAGCTCCTCTTCATTACTGCTCTAATCTACTTTACATCGTTCGCCTCGGGGTATTATACCAGCTACATAGCAAGTGTAGGTGAGGTTTCATCAATTAGCGTCGTATCTGATGAGATCTTAGATGAGCTAATAAATACGGTCTTAACTCAACCCCCATTTACCACGGTGGTTGAAGCGCTCCAGAATAGGGATCTCGCCTCCGCAATTCTACTAACCTTCACCGTGAATCTCGCGGGGGGCGCCTTCCTGACTACAACCTTGATCGGCGTGATACCAGTACTGGGAGTGGTCGCCCCTTCGCTTGTAGCCTTCTACCGCAGTTTCTTAGTCGGTCTCTTATACTACGGCCTGTTGAACTCTTCACCGGCTACCGCTGCTGTGGCTGTAGGCACGGCAGTATTAGAACTTGGCGCCTACGTGTTCTCGACGGCAGCAGGTACCAACATAGCCCTATCAATACTCTTCCCAAGAAGGCATAACACCGAAAGTAGAAAGGCTGCATTCAAAGAGGCATGGAAAGATGCAGGTCGGCTGTTCATAATAGTGGTTATACTCTTAACGCTAGGCGCTGTGTGGGAGATGACTGGTCTATACCTGTTAATCCACTAG